Proteins from a single region of Scleropages formosus chromosome 22, fSclFor1.1, whole genome shotgun sequence:
- the cfap126 gene encoding protein Flattop isoform X2 — translation MASHFSANQYEDAFKPQRLQNWTLPKKFKERPTAADGHTKFIATDRGHLFPEMKSKRGSKWTFVGTWDLPSRTPLPRINPTARSLEGQERLKRWEEGQTRTKSRTTSVGSGNKTCAKERSECGGDDNQLQENMQNKRSS, via the exons ATGGCGTCCCACTTCTCTGCAAACCAG TACGAAGATGCGTTCAAGCCACAAAGACTCCAGAACTGGACTCTGCCAAAGAAATTCAAAGAG AGGCCTACAGCTGCAGATGGTCACACAAAATTTATTGCAACAGACCGTGGCCATCTTTTCCCAGAGATGAAGTCAAAG CGTGGGTCCAAGTGGACTTTTGTGGGCACGTGGGACCTACCCAGTCGGACTCCCCTGCCTCGGATAAACCCGACCGCCCGCTCACTGGAGGGCCAGGAGCGGCTGAAGAGGTGGGAGGAGGGTCAAACGCGCACCAAGAGTAGAACCACGAGTGTTGGGTCGGGCAACAAAACTTGTGCAAAAGAAAGAAGTGAATGCGGAGGAGATGATAATCAATTGCAGGAAAACATG